From one Pseudomonas sp. B21-048 genomic stretch:
- a CDS encoding DUF6124 family protein, translating into MKKITPNPPETPDASDSLDPLQLSQATQRTIGARLRDPKTPDPISHVFTLLPNIDTETLLSHACETLASLNVLTTDFACELEGSHRSLALSIQQLAVLGELLVNRALDNLDPPGGVSDVQEVQP; encoded by the coding sequence ATGAAAAAGATCACTCCCAATCCCCCTGAAACCCCGGACGCTTCCGACTCCCTCGACCCCCTCCAACTCAGCCAAGCAACCCAACGCACCATCGGCGCCCGCCTCCGCGACCCAAAAACCCCCGACCCCATCAGCCACGTTTTCACCCTCCTCCCCAACATCGACACCGAAACCCTGCTAAGCCACGCCTGCGAAACCCTCGCCTCGCTTAACGTGCTGACGACCGACTTTGCTTGTGAACTCGAAGGCTCGCACCGCAGCCTAGCGCTATCGATTCAGCAATTGGCCGTGCTGGGTGAATTGTTGGTAAACCGGGCGCTGGATAATCTCGATCCACCCGGTGGGGTGTCCGATGTTCAGGAGGTGCAGCCATGA